The following are from one region of the Isoalcanivorax indicus genome:
- the glnE gene encoding bifunctional [glutamate--ammonia ligase]-adenylyl-L-tyrosine phosphorylase/[glutamate--ammonia-ligase] adenylyltransferase, producing the protein MTITPDFSSLPGFLAEALESQWQRYVEAGGDLPSALQASLSTVWAGSDYVAERMVRTPSLADWLVQPGRLDAPLAAAALREEVDVALGDADDEAALQAALRALRHRHMTRIIWRDLNGQGDYHSTVADLSLLADTLIDAALKRLYQRACEKEGTPLGPDGKPVQLVVFAMGKLGARELNLSSDIDLIFAYEHEGEIADHRRGMTHHQFFVRLGQQLIRALDQATADGFVFRVDMRLRPWGGAGALAVGFDAMEGYYEEQGREWERYALIKIRAVAGDVRAGERMIERLRPFVYRRYIDYGAFASLREMKALIEREVRRKGIQSDVKLGPGGIREVEFIVQAFQLIRGGQLPGLRQSNLLKVLPQLVEQGLLPGEVADELREAYVFLRNVEHRLQAVADRQTQRLPENEDGWVRLARSLGFRDRRSCERTLARYREQVRYHFSQVIADPESEQQDVEGADRELLDLWLGLLDDDAAGEMLAGIGIGEPAPVLEQLKAFREGRAVANMQTIARERLDRLMPRLLETLGYQQVGPVTCERVLAFLEAVLRRSAYIALLVENPHALTQLVKLSGASPWIAEQLTRHPVLLDELLDVRTLYSPPQRSELDDELRQQLLRVAEDDLEQQMEVLRHFKQAHLLRVAASEVTEVLPLMKVSDYLTWLAEAILHQVVLLAWKPLVARHGRPHREDGQPCSPDFVIVGYGKLGGIELGHNSDLDLVFLHDADSAGNTDGDKPVSNEQFFARLGQRIIHILTTRTMSGQLYEVDSRLRPSGSAGLLVSSMRAFEKYQQGQAWTWEHQALVRARVVAGCARARERFNAIRQAVLCQPREVEALRTDVLAMREKMVTHLGSGQRSERFHIKQDPGGIVDIEFMVQYGVLRWAAQHSDLTRYTDNVRLLETLAVLELMSAHDAGLLREAYLAFRSAAHRLALRNEPSEVDPAEFADLRDGVRAIWGKWFAI; encoded by the coding sequence ATGACGATAACTCCCGATTTCTCATCCCTGCCCGGCTTCCTGGCCGAGGCCCTTGAATCCCAGTGGCAACGCTATGTCGAGGCCGGTGGCGATCTGCCGTCGGCCCTTCAGGCATCGCTGTCGACCGTCTGGGCCGGCTCCGATTACGTCGCTGAGCGCATGGTGCGCACGCCGTCGCTGGCGGACTGGCTGGTGCAGCCGGGGCGGCTTGATGCGCCGCTGGCAGCCGCCGCGCTACGTGAAGAGGTGGACGTTGCCCTTGGCGACGCCGACGACGAAGCGGCGTTGCAGGCTGCCTTGCGTGCGCTGCGCCACCGGCACATGACGCGCATCATCTGGCGTGACCTGAACGGCCAGGGCGACTACCACAGCACGGTGGCCGACCTGTCGTTGCTGGCGGACACGCTGATCGACGCCGCTCTGAAGCGCCTGTATCAACGCGCTTGCGAGAAAGAGGGGACGCCGCTGGGGCCTGACGGCAAGCCGGTGCAGCTGGTTGTCTTTGCCATGGGCAAGCTGGGCGCGCGCGAACTCAATTTATCGTCGGACATCGATCTGATCTTTGCCTACGAGCACGAGGGCGAGATCGCCGACCATCGTCGTGGCATGACCCACCATCAGTTCTTCGTGCGCCTGGGGCAGCAACTGATCCGCGCGCTGGATCAGGCCACCGCAGATGGCTTCGTGTTTCGTGTCGATATGCGATTGCGCCCCTGGGGCGGTGCGGGCGCCCTGGCGGTGGGCTTTGATGCCATGGAGGGGTATTACGAGGAGCAGGGGCGCGAGTGGGAGCGCTATGCGCTGATCAAGATTCGTGCGGTGGCGGGTGATGTGCGTGCCGGCGAGCGCATGATCGAGCGCCTGCGGCCGTTCGTGTACCGCCGTTATATCGACTACGGCGCCTTTGCCTCGCTGCGCGAGATGAAGGCCCTGATCGAGCGGGAGGTCCGCCGCAAGGGTATCCAGTCGGACGTCAAGCTTGGCCCGGGCGGCATTCGTGAGGTGGAGTTCATTGTCCAGGCGTTCCAGCTGATCCGGGGTGGCCAGTTGCCGGGCCTGCGTCAGTCGAACCTGCTCAAGGTGCTGCCGCAGCTGGTGGAGCAGGGGCTGTTGCCGGGCGAGGTGGCTGACGAGTTGCGCGAGGCCTACGTGTTCTTGCGCAACGTGGAGCACCGCCTGCAAGCGGTGGCAGATCGCCAGACTCAGCGGTTGCCGGAGAATGAGGACGGCTGGGTGCGCCTGGCCCGATCCCTGGGCTTCCGCGACCGACGCAGCTGCGAGCGCACGCTGGCGCGCTACCGGGAACAGGTGCGCTATCACTTCAGCCAGGTGATCGCAGACCCGGAAAGCGAACAGCAGGATGTGGAAGGCGCCGACCGGGAGCTGCTGGATTTGTGGCTGGGCCTGCTCGACGACGACGCGGCCGGGGAGATGCTTGCCGGCATCGGTATCGGTGAGCCGGCCCCCGTGCTGGAGCAGCTCAAGGCGTTCCGTGAAGGGCGTGCCGTGGCGAACATGCAGACGATCGCCCGCGAGCGGCTCGACCGCCTGATGCCGCGCCTGCTGGAAACCCTGGGCTATCAGCAGGTGGGGCCGGTGACCTGCGAACGGGTGCTGGCTTTCCTGGAGGCCGTACTGCGCCGTTCCGCCTATATCGCCCTGCTGGTGGAAAACCCCCATGCCCTGACGCAGCTGGTGAAGTTGTCGGGTGCCAGCCCCTGGATTGCCGAGCAACTGACCCGGCACCCGGTGCTGCTGGATGAGTTACTGGACGTGCGCACCCTGTATTCGCCGCCGCAGCGCAGCGAGCTGGATGACGAACTGCGCCAGCAGCTGCTGCGCGTGGCCGAGGACGATCTGGAGCAACAGATGGAAGTGCTGCGTCACTTCAAGCAGGCGCACCTGTTGCGGGTGGCGGCCTCGGAAGTGACTGAAGTGCTGCCCCTGATGAAGGTCAGCGATTACCTGACCTGGCTGGCCGAGGCGATCCTGCATCAGGTGGTGTTGCTGGCCTGGAAGCCGCTGGTGGCCCGCCATGGTCGGCCGCACCGGGAGGACGGGCAGCCCTGTTCGCCGGACTTCGTCATCGTCGGCTACGGCAAGCTGGGCGGTATCGAACTGGGGCACAACTCTGATCTGGACCTGGTGTTCCTGCATGACGCGGACAGCGCGGGCAATACTGACGGCGACAAGCCGGTCAGCAACGAGCAGTTCTTTGCCCGGCTGGGCCAGCGGATTATCCATATCCTGACCACCCGGACCATGAGCGGTCAGCTCTATGAGGTGGACAGCCGCCTGCGTCCCTCGGGCTCGGCCGGCCTGCTGGTCAGCTCCATGCGGGCGTTCGAGAAATACCAGCAGGGCCAGGCCTGGACCTGGGAACATCAGGCTCTGGTGCGGGCGAGGGTGGTGGCCGGGTGCGCCCGGGCTCGGGAGCGCTTTAACGCCATCCGCCAAGCCGTGCTTTGCCAGCCCCGCGAGGTCGAGGCCCTGCGCACCGATGTGCTGGCCATGCGCGAGAAGATGGTGACCCATCTGGGCAGCGGCCAGCGCAGCGAGCGCTTCCATATCAAGCAGGACCCGGGTGGTATCGTCGATATCGAATTTATGGTGCAATATGGCGTTCTGCGATGGGCTGCACAGCACAGTGACCTGACCCGGTACACCGATAATGTGCGGCTGCTTGAAACCCTTGCGGTGCTGGAGCTGATGTCGGCCCATGATGCCGGCCTTCTACGGGAGGCGTACCTCGCCTTCCGGTCTGCTGCTCATCGACTGGCCCTGCGCAATGAACCCTCCGAGGTAGACCCGGCTGAATTCGCCGACCTGCGGGACGGCGTGCGGGCGATCTGGGGCAAATGGTTTGCAATCTGA
- a CDS encoding branched-chain amino acid transaminase, translated as MSMAERDGFIWLDGELVPWRDARVHVLTHTLHYGMGVFEGVRAYETARGPAIFRLQEHTDRLFRSAHILQMKIPFTKEQVNAAQIEAVRANGLPHAYLRPMAFYGSEGMGLRAANLKVHLMVAGWEWPAYMSPDALQVGIKVRTSSYTRHHVNITMCKAKANGNYMNSMLALNEALSGGADEALLLDNEGYVAEGSGENIFLVRDGVLYTPELTSCLDGITRRTIFTLAADCGYEVREKRITRDEVYVADEAFFTGTAAEVTPIRELDGRLIGEGRRGPITEQLQALYFDTVQGKAEQYGDWLTYIN; from the coding sequence ATGTCGATGGCTGAGCGTGACGGTTTTATCTGGCTTGATGGCGAACTGGTGCCCTGGCGCGATGCGCGGGTGCATGTGCTGACCCACACCCTGCACTACGGCATGGGCGTGTTCGAGGGTGTGCGCGCCTATGAAACCGCACGGGGGCCGGCGATCTTCCGCCTGCAGGAGCACACCGACCGGCTGTTCCGCTCGGCGCATATCCTGCAAATGAAAATCCCGTTCACGAAAGAGCAGGTCAACGCCGCCCAGATCGAAGCCGTGCGCGCCAATGGCCTGCCGCACGCGTACCTGCGGCCGATGGCGTTTTACGGCAGCGAAGGCATGGGTCTGCGCGCCGCCAACCTGAAGGTGCACCTGATGGTGGCCGGCTGGGAATGGCCTGCCTACATGTCGCCCGACGCGCTGCAAGTCGGGATCAAGGTGCGCACCAGCTCCTACACGCGCCACCACGTCAACATCACCATGTGCAAGGCCAAGGCCAACGGCAACTACATGAACTCCATGCTGGCGCTGAACGAAGCGCTGTCCGGCGGCGCCGATGAAGCGCTGCTGCTGGATAACGAAGGCTATGTGGCCGAAGGCAGCGGCGAGAACATCTTCCTGGTGCGTGACGGGGTGCTGTATACGCCAGAACTGACCTCCTGTCTGGACGGCATCACTCGCCGTACCATCTTCACGCTGGCGGCAGACTGTGGTTATGAGGTGCGCGAGAAGCGGATTACCCGCGACGAGGTATATGTGGCGGACGAAGCCTTCTTCACCGGCACGGCCGCAGAAGTCACGCCCATCCGCGAACTGGACGGGCGCCTGATTGGCGAAGGGCGGCGTGGGCCGATCACTGAGCAGTTGCAGGCGCTGTACTTCGATACGGTGCAGGGCAAGGCTGAGCAGTATGGTGATTGGTTGACTTATATCAATTAA
- a CDS encoding glycosyltransferase family 25 protein encodes MKTYVISLADSLERRRAAAEQLSQAGVNFEFFDALRCDIRQLVYFSRYDEREYVLNCGRPAAMGEVGCYASHKMLWQRCVDDDEPVMIMEDDFLLADHFHEAACHAERLVHEYGYIRLQTERRATRRLVRHDGQFSLVRYSKVPHSAMCYVISPSVAARLLRRADVLDAPLDVMVKKNWEHGCQIYGLMPYSVSEHCLSKDTTIPGRARYKKPVLVSLRRAIRKLVWLARQRQFGRLMPGD; translated from the coding sequence ATGAAAACCTATGTCATCAGTCTTGCTGATTCTCTGGAACGGAGAAGGGCCGCTGCGGAGCAGTTGTCGCAGGCCGGCGTGAATTTCGAGTTTTTCGATGCGCTTCGCTGCGATATTCGCCAGTTGGTGTATTTTTCCCGCTACGATGAACGAGAGTATGTGCTGAACTGTGGTAGGCCGGCCGCTATGGGAGAAGTCGGTTGTTATGCCAGCCATAAAATGCTCTGGCAGCGCTGCGTTGATGATGATGAGCCGGTCATGATCATGGAGGACGATTTTCTACTGGCAGATCATTTCCATGAAGCGGCTTGTCATGCGGAACGGCTTGTGCACGAATATGGGTATATCCGGCTTCAGACGGAACGCCGTGCGACGCGAAGGCTGGTCCGGCATGACGGGCAGTTCAGTCTGGTTCGTTATTCGAAAGTCCCACATAGTGCAATGTGTTATGTCATTTCTCCGTCGGTTGCCGCACGGCTGCTCCGCAGGGCGGATGTTCTCGATGCGCCACTGGATGTGATGGTCAAGAAGAACTGGGAGCATGGCTGCCAGATATACGGCCTGATGCCCTATTCTGTGAGCGAGCATTGTCTTAGCAAGGACACCACTATCCCCGGGCGGGCTCGCTACAAGAAGCCTGTCCTGGTGTCGTTGAGGCGCGCCATCAGGAAGCTGGTATGGTTGGCTCGACAAAGACAGTTCGGCCGGCTCATGCCGGGGGATTAG
- a CDS encoding glycosyltransferase family 8 protein: MAIQEQYSAALPACPDHDIVVVGASDQHYAQYLTVAFYSLIMNTASPHRLRLFCIDGGITEETKRQMDTKLSGLGVRFSFLDADTSIYADALISKHISTAAYLRISLPHLLDTSIKKAIYLDCDTIVLGDISELWDISLDGLPLGAVENISRNAYVQSGLDQADYFNSGVLLVDLDAWRSEGIPAAAREFIRTHPEKIRYHDQCVLNGVIGGRWKRLPLAWNHQSGIYRQREQLKKFPPDALLEARLTPKIVHFIGGHKPWADICFHPFTSHYISYSQEAGFPHTKPSLAKTITSLFSSFGNIKRLFRRKLWLWRIRRHAASMRTP; encoded by the coding sequence TTGGCCATCCAGGAGCAATATTCAGCCGCCCTACCTGCATGCCCCGATCATGATATCGTGGTTGTCGGCGCCAGTGACCAGCATTATGCGCAGTATCTGACCGTCGCTTTCTACTCGCTGATCATGAATACGGCCTCCCCTCACAGGCTTCGCCTTTTTTGCATAGATGGCGGCATTACCGAAGAGACAAAAAGGCAGATGGATACCAAGCTGTCTGGTCTTGGCGTCAGATTTTCTTTTCTTGACGCTGACACAAGCATCTATGCCGATGCGTTAATCAGCAAACATATCAGTACTGCTGCATACCTTCGAATCTCGCTGCCGCACCTTCTGGACACCTCTATCAAGAAAGCCATATATCTGGACTGCGACACTATCGTCCTCGGCGACATCAGTGAGCTATGGGATATCAGCCTTGATGGCCTCCCTCTTGGCGCGGTTGAAAATATCTCGCGAAACGCATACGTCCAGTCCGGCCTTGACCAGGCTGATTATTTCAATTCCGGCGTTCTGCTCGTGGACCTTGACGCATGGCGGAGCGAAGGAATCCCCGCAGCGGCCAGGGAATTCATTCGCACTCACCCGGAAAAAATTCGGTATCATGACCAATGCGTATTAAATGGCGTGATAGGCGGGAGATGGAAAAGGCTACCGCTGGCCTGGAATCATCAGAGCGGCATCTACAGGCAACGCGAGCAGCTAAAGAAGTTTCCGCCTGATGCACTGCTGGAGGCCAGGCTGACACCAAAGATTGTTCATTTTATCGGCGGGCACAAGCCCTGGGCCGATATCTGTTTTCACCCTTTCACCAGCCATTACATAAGCTACTCACAGGAGGCCGGCTTCCCTCATACAAAACCCTCCCTGGCAAAAACAATAACATCGCTGTTCTCGTCATTCGGAAACATCAAAAGACTGTTTCGTCGGAAGCTTTGGCTATGGCGCATAAGAAGGCACGCCGCCAGCATGAGAACACCTTGA
- a CDS encoding glycosyltransferase family 2 protein has protein sequence MSHKHRHSLSVCIITMNEADRVRRCLESVADLADEIIVYDSGSNDETTDIAREYTDKVRVTDWPGFGAQKQRALDEARMDWVLSIDADEALDEQAQQALKDLLSQDHIEEVAFRIQWAVIRHGKRLKHGRSARAPLRLYRREGARFTPVAVHETIEHPPGKVGRLPGYLLHYTARDYGHALAKNAKYAWLGSQKYFDKGKRNRSLLVVCLRALWTFFQIYILRGGFLDGRIGFIVAMNYMQGNFNKHAGLWILSQEEKARKRESLKK, from the coding sequence GTGAGCCATAAGCACAGACATTCGTTATCAGTTTGCATTATAACCATGAACGAGGCTGACCGCGTGCGGCGTTGTCTCGAGTCGGTGGCGGATCTGGCTGATGAGATCATTGTTTATGATAGCGGCAGCAACGACGAGACGACAGATATTGCACGGGAGTACACCGATAAGGTGCGGGTGACCGACTGGCCCGGTTTTGGTGCCCAGAAGCAGCGTGCTCTTGATGAGGCCAGGATGGACTGGGTGTTGTCCATTGATGCAGATGAAGCGCTGGATGAGCAGGCTCAGCAGGCGCTGAAAGACTTGTTGTCGCAGGACCATATCGAAGAAGTCGCATTCCGTATTCAGTGGGCAGTGATTCGCCATGGCAAGCGGCTCAAACATGGTCGCAGTGCGCGCGCTCCCCTGCGTCTTTATCGGCGCGAAGGGGCGCGTTTCACGCCCGTTGCGGTGCACGAGACCATCGAGCACCCGCCAGGGAAGGTGGGGCGTCTTCCCGGTTATCTGCTTCACTATACTGCCCGTGATTACGGCCATGCTTTGGCCAAGAACGCCAAGTACGCCTGGTTGGGCAGTCAGAAGTACTTCGACAAGGGCAAGCGCAATCGCAGTCTGCTGGTGGTGTGCCTCCGTGCGCTATGGACCTTCTTCCAGATCTATATCCTGCGTGGCGGATTCCTGGATGGCCGCATTGGCTTTATCGTGGCCATGAACTATATGCAGGGCAACTTTAACAAGCATGCGGGCCTGTGGATCCTGAGTCAGGAGGAGAAAGCCCGCAAGCGTGAGTCATTGAAGAAATAA
- a CDS encoding WavE lipopolysaccharide synthesis family protein, with protein sequence MISSKDITVVVQGPVHAFAGRPQEEGITQRCLASVRRFLPEARLVLSTWEGQELEGLDHDELVLSPDPGGNIVSYKRDGTPRRLNHNRQIVSTMAGLRRVTTPYAMKLRSDNALSGCGFFDLQQRYRRRGADLRWFGERVVLTNTFTRKYAKGCRVLFHASDFFAFGRTEDVLELWDLPLFQDLEPDASFLSMSQPYYPGAPEFERDATQDIFLRFVNKHMSASLEHLLDNDERRMREWEQLLANNFVVAEPERIGLHLGAKFLQKVRIAKRTGRAGFYTYPEWQYLYQRYCDPEFRVAEDISDKLKRLLPRIYGVWLKRLNASFSLRKRKLAYRNARNVYAGR encoded by the coding sequence ATGATTTCCAGCAAGGATATTACGGTCGTGGTTCAGGGGCCGGTGCACGCGTTTGCCGGTCGGCCACAAGAGGAGGGCATCACCCAACGTTGCCTTGCTTCCGTTCGGCGCTTCCTGCCCGAGGCGCGCCTGGTGCTCTCCACCTGGGAGGGGCAGGAGCTGGAGGGGCTGGACCACGATGAGCTGGTGCTGAGCCCGGATCCGGGCGGCAATATCGTCTCCTACAAGCGGGACGGGACGCCCCGTCGACTCAATCACAATCGTCAAATCGTATCCACTATGGCCGGGCTGAGGCGCGTTACGACGCCTTATGCAATGAAGTTGCGCAGTGACAATGCGTTGTCAGGGTGTGGGTTTTTTGATCTTCAGCAGCGCTACAGGCGCCGTGGCGCCGATCTGAGGTGGTTCGGTGAGAGGGTAGTCCTGACCAATACCTTTACCCGCAAATATGCGAAGGGTTGTCGCGTCCTTTTTCATGCCAGTGATTTTTTCGCGTTTGGCCGCACAGAAGATGTGCTGGAGCTATGGGATCTGCCTCTTTTTCAGGACCTCGAGCCGGACGCATCCTTCCTGTCGATGTCCCAGCCTTACTATCCGGGCGCGCCAGAGTTCGAACGAGACGCCACACAGGACATATTCCTGAGGTTTGTAAACAAGCATATGTCTGCTTCCCTGGAACATCTGCTGGATAATGACGAGCGTCGCATGCGTGAATGGGAGCAGCTTCTGGCAAATAATTTTGTGGTGGCTGAACCGGAAAGAATAGGCTTGCATCTGGGAGCCAAGTTTCTGCAGAAAGTGCGTATCGCAAAGCGAACGGGTCGTGCAGGGTTTTACACCTATCCAGAGTGGCAATATCTGTATCAGCGTTACTGTGATCCGGAATTCCGGGTAGCAGAAGATATTTCTGACAAGTTGAAGCGTCTGTTGCCACGTATTTATGGCGTATGGCTCAAGCGACTGAATGCATCGTTTTCGTTGCGAAAGCGCAAGTTGGCCTACAGGAATGCGCGGAATGTTTATGCCGGGCGCTGA
- a CDS encoding WavE lipopolysaccharide synthesis family protein, whose protein sequence is MFMPGAEQFTIDNAEISFVVHGPVQGTPDRPQDEGITSKSIQSLRQHFPGSPVICSTWKGQPVEGLGADVTILSDDPGPTISGYDRRNEPIIRNLDRQACSVRNGLAAVSTRYAVKLRSDNILNSSSIVRVYERYSCPDRRRQEYALLQQRVLITNYWASEYSRGLRVPFFFCDFIQFGLTEDLMRIWDLEPFDDYQWDASLSGRRQHARYPWPQRCVEQIIYSRLARRADLCDELVHKYDQGRRDRCNQAVSDAVLTGNFIVADPDMISLYVPERLRPKDNYKYYTFKRWQQLFARHHEGFAYDRGFAARRFLVRVVAWLKTGMKTRLRLMSRSMRWKARTRRGCSQAMKQNLH, encoded by the coding sequence ATGTTTATGCCGGGCGCTGAGCAGTTCACTATCGATAATGCAGAGATATCGTTTGTGGTGCACGGGCCGGTCCAGGGCACACCGGACCGGCCGCAGGACGAGGGTATTACGTCAAAAAGCATCCAGAGCCTCCGTCAGCATTTTCCCGGCTCGCCAGTAATCTGCTCCACCTGGAAGGGGCAGCCAGTGGAGGGGCTCGGCGCTGATGTAACCATACTGTCTGACGATCCAGGTCCGACGATCAGTGGTTATGATCGGCGCAATGAGCCCATTATTCGCAATCTGGACAGGCAGGCCTGTTCCGTACGAAACGGTTTGGCGGCGGTGAGCACTCGGTACGCCGTCAAGCTGCGGAGCGACAACATCCTGAATTCATCCAGTATTGTCAGGGTGTATGAAAGGTACAGTTGCCCGGATCGGCGCCGTCAGGAGTATGCGCTGCTCCAGCAGCGCGTGCTGATTACCAACTACTGGGCATCGGAATACTCGCGTGGTCTGAGAGTGCCCTTCTTTTTCTGTGATTTCATCCAGTTCGGCCTCACCGAGGACCTGATGCGTATCTGGGATCTGGAGCCCTTTGATGATTATCAATGGGATGCTTCATTGTCCGGGCGGCGCCAGCATGCACGGTACCCCTGGCCCCAGCGATGTGTCGAGCAGATCATCTACTCTCGCCTGGCGCGCCGCGCAGATCTGTGTGATGAGCTCGTTCACAAGTATGACCAGGGGCGTCGCGATCGTTGCAATCAGGCCGTGTCGGATGCGGTGCTGACGGGTAATTTCATTGTTGCAGATCCTGACATGATTTCTCTGTATGTGCCTGAGAGATTGAGGCCCAAGGATAATTACAAGTACTACACCTTCAAGCGCTGGCAGCAGTTGTTCGCGCGCCATCATGAGGGGTTTGCTTATGACAGGGGTTTCGCAGCAAGGCGGTTCCTGGTGCGAGTGGTGGCCTGGCTCAAGACCGGTATGAAAACCAGATTGCGCCTGATGTCCCGCTCGATGAGGTGGAAAGCCCGAACGCGCAGGGGTTGCAGCCAGGCCATGAAGCAGAATCTGCATTGA
- a CDS encoding capsular biosynthesis protein: protein MKRLVIDVDDTICRTRRGDYDRSTPRESVLKALREYKSMGFQIILNTSRNMRTYEGNIGKINANTLPRLIRWLELHEVPYDEIHVGKPWCGHEGFYVDDKAVRPSEFASMTYEEIIGLLEKEK from the coding sequence ATGAAAAGGTTGGTGATTGATGTGGATGACACCATATGCCGCACCAGGCGGGGCGATTATGACCGCTCCACGCCGCGGGAGTCTGTGCTGAAAGCCCTGAGAGAATACAAGTCGATGGGTTTCCAGATCATCCTCAATACCAGCCGCAACATGCGCACTTATGAAGGCAATATAGGCAAGATCAATGCCAATACATTGCCGCGACTCATCCGTTGGCTCGAGTTACATGAAGTGCCATATGACGAGATACATGTTGGCAAGCCCTGGTGTGGACATGAGGGATTTTATGTCGATGACAAGGCTGTCAGGCCTTCCGAGTTTGCCAGCATGACCTACGAGGAGATTATTGGCCTTCTGGAGAAGGAGAAATGA
- a CDS encoding phosphotransferase — MIVLTSAAYIGHEFRAEFGAIPPCMLPIGNRRLYEHQLAELETVFPGESCFVSLPESFPLPDVDARRLSEASAEVVRVPDDLSLAEAVLYVINSVGRYDETLRILHGDTLINDIPHGSDVLAVSATQDDYNWEVESIGDQDETVWSGFFSFSDVRLLAKALTLSRCHFGQAVRAYDQQLAMTRVPVEHWLDLGHVNTYYASRARMTTERAFNDLHIDNGKVWKSGSDELKIKSEVYWYAHVPPSIKRYCPQVLECGEFEGRPFYSLEYLYLPPLNELYVHGRNPLFFWENIFNRVDRFVEACASESAGGTAEAEGQSAECLYVSKTWRRLERFSAQRRFDLDHALVCNGKAVPSLTELAALCIDRVQSAPPIPGVMHGDLCFSNILFDGRAGDIKVIDPRGVNPDGDMTIYGDVRYDLAKLSHSVLGLYDFIVADAMQFDSDGIYDFELHIRIEERVREVQNAFARRQFLGTRVRTADLYPHMILLFLSMLPLHADNVRRQMAFVANAARLYLDMEAAT, encoded by the coding sequence ATGATTGTCCTGACGTCTGCGGCCTATATCGGTCATGAATTCAGGGCTGAATTTGGCGCCATACCGCCATGTATGCTGCCCATAGGGAATCGGCGTCTTTACGAGCATCAGTTGGCGGAGCTTGAAACAGTATTTCCCGGAGAGTCCTGTTTCGTCTCATTGCCGGAGAGCTTTCCGTTGCCTGACGTGGATGCCAGGCGTCTTTCCGAAGCCTCGGCGGAAGTCGTGCGTGTTCCGGATGATCTCAGTCTTGCCGAGGCGGTCCTGTATGTCATCAACAGTGTCGGACGTTACGACGAGACGTTGCGGATTCTCCACGGTGACACCCTGATCAATGATATCCCTCACGGCTCCGACGTGCTGGCGGTGTCGGCGACGCAGGATGATTACAACTGGGAGGTTGAGTCGATCGGCGATCAGGATGAAACGGTCTGGAGTGGCTTTTTTTCATTCTCCGATGTACGCCTGCTGGCAAAGGCCCTGACCTTGTCGCGCTGCCATTTTGGTCAGGCGGTCAGAGCCTACGATCAGCAGCTGGCCATGACGCGGGTGCCGGTGGAGCACTGGCTGGATCTTGGTCATGTCAATACCTATTACGCTTCGCGTGCCCGCATGACCACAGAGCGTGCGTTCAACGACCTGCATATTGATAATGGCAAGGTATGGAAGTCGGGCAGCGATGAGCTGAAGATAAAATCCGAGGTGTACTGGTATGCGCATGTTCCTCCTTCGATAAAGCGTTACTGCCCGCAGGTGCTCGAGTGTGGCGAGTTTGAGGGGCGACCGTTTTACTCGCTGGAGTATCTGTACTTGCCGCCGCTTAACGAGCTTTATGTGCACGGCAGAAATCCGTTGTTCTTCTGGGAGAATATATTCAATCGCGTAGATCGCTTTGTTGAAGCCTGTGCATCCGAAAGTGCTGGAGGAACGGCCGAGGCGGAGGGTCAGAGTGCAGAGTGCCTGTATGTCTCGAAGACCTGGCGGCGTCTGGAGCGTTTCTCTGCTCAGCGACGTTTCGATCTGGATCACGCATTGGTATGCAATGGTAAAGCGGTGCCCTCGCTCACGGAGTTGGCAGCGCTGTGTATTGATCGTGTGCAGAGTGCGCCCCCGATCCCCGGCGTGATGCACGGCGATCTATGCTTCAGCAATATTCTTTTTGATGGTCGTGCAGGCGATATCAAAGTGATTGACCCCCGGGGCGTCAACCCGGACGGTGACATGACGATTTACGGAGATGTTCGCTATGACCTGGCGAAACTGTCCCATTCGGTGCTGGGTCTTTATGACTTCATAGTTGCTGACGCGATGCAATTTGATTCTGATGGCATCTACGACTTCGAGCTGCATATCCGCATTGAAGAGCGTGTGCGCGAGGTTCAGAACGCTTTTGCCCGGCGGCAGTTTCTGGGTACTCGTGTGCGCACGGCGGATCTTTACCCGCACATGATTCTTCTGTTTCTGTCGATGCTGCCGTTGCATGCCGATAACGTGCGGCGTCAGATGGCTTTTGTCGCTAATGCGGCGCGCTTGTATCTGGACATGGAGGCAGCCACATGA